The DNA sequence TGGGGTCCTCCCGTCCGTGTTACGGGCATGTGTCGCAGATCGGTGATCGCTTGGCGTCGCTCCTGCGCTCACACTGCGTCTACCAGGGAATTTGTCTTCGAAGATGTCCGCGCCGGACCTCTTGACGGTCGTTCTTGTTACGGCTACGTTTCCGTCTACCGTACACCGTCGACGATAAATCCCCGGACTTCACCGAGTCCGGGAGGCCCTCCGGAAGGTTGTCGCATGGTCAAGCCAGCCGAACCCACGTCGTCCGTCGCCGCGCTGCGGGTGCCGCAGAAGATCGTCCTGAGCGAGTCGACGTACGACGTGCTACGGACGGCGATCCTCGACGGCACCCTGGCACCGGGCACCCGCATCGTGGAGGAGGCGCTGGCCCGGCAGCTCGGCGTCAGCCGGGCCCCGCTGCGCGAGGCGATCTGGCTGCTGAAGCGCGACGGCCTGCTCGTCGAGGAGTCCGCGCGCACCACCCGCGTCGTCCAGCTCACCGAGGACGACGTCCACGAACTGCACATGATCCGGACGGTGCTGGAGACGTTGGCGTACCAGCAGGCGTCACCGCGCCTGCGACCGTCCGACGTGGCCGGCCTCGAGGACCTGATCGACCAGATGCACGAGGCGTCGGTGGCCGGGGACGCCCGCCGGATCGCCGACCTCGACTACCGCTTCCACCGTGCCCTCTGCGAGCCGTGCGGCCTGCCCCGGGTCATGAAGGCCTGGGACGAGCAGCACGTGCTGTTCCGCATGTGGCTCAACATGGTCGGCCCCACCCTCGGCGTGCAGGACATCGCGGAACCGCACCGGATCCTGCTCGACGTGGTCCGCGCCGGCGACGCCGAGGCCATCTCCGAGCAGGTCATCGAACACGTCTATCTGGTCGGCGGAGTGATGGCCGACCAGCGTCGCCGCTGGGCGGCCGGACAGCCCCGGCTGTCCTTCCCGCAGGGCGCCGCCGGCCACTGACCGGCTCCCGAACGCACCCACCCGGCCGGCCCGACCAGGCCCGGCTCCCGGACCGTACCCGAAATCTGCGAGGCCCGATGAGAACAGTCAACCTGACACTGCCGCTCTATCCCTTCATGCCGGTCGGCAACGTGTGGGCCTGGGACTCCCCGTTCCAACTCACCCCGGTGACCACCCATGAGCGGCAGGGCGTGGCGACCCACCAGATGAGCTTCCACAGCGAGGCCGGGACGCGGCTCATGCTCGGCGCCTGCTACGACGACGACGCGCCCCGGATCCACGAACTCGACTACGGCACGCTGGTCAACCGCGAGACGGTCGTCATCGACATCCCGAAGCAGGCCGGCGAGGAGATCGAGCCCGACGACATCGACCGGGCCCTGGTCAAGGACCCCGACTACCGCGACGGCGACGCCGTGCTGCTGCGCACCGGGTGGGGCGACGACGAGCGCTACCGCGCCATCGGCGACGAGTACGCCACCACCAGCCCGCACTTCTCGCTCGACGGCGCCAAGCGGCTGGCCGAGGTGATGACCGAACGCGGTAGCGACCTGATGCTGACCGACTGCGCCTACATCGGCAACCTCGGCGAGGGCTTCATGTTCCCGGAGTGGGCGTCGCGCAAGCCGTGGGACCGCCCGCCGTTCCCGTCCCAGCAGGCCCGCATCTACATGCGGCACTACACCCCGGCGCGCGGTGCCGGCGGCGGCGCACCCGACTGGGGGTCGTCGGTCGTGCTGCACCTCGCGATGTCCCCGGTCGCCGCGGTCGCCAACTGCGGCGCCCTGCGTAGCAAGCGGGTACGGGTCACCGTCCTGCCGCTGTTCCTCGCCGGAGCCGAAGGGGCTCCGTGCACCGTACTGGCCGTGGACGGCGACGAGGCGGGAGACGCCTGATGGTTACCAAGACGATCAACCTGACCCGCCCGATCACCACCGAGTCGCCGGCCGGCAGCCTCTTCCCGTGGGAGGCGCCGTACCGGACCGAGGAGATCGCGACGCTGACGTACAACGGCGCGAACCTCTTCCACATCACGATGGGCAGCGGCTCCGCGACCCGGCTGCTGGGACCGGCACTCGGCTCCCCGGCCGGCGCCACCACCGACCAGTTCCCGCCGGAGCGGCTGGTCAACCGGGCCGCGGTCGTCGTCGACTGCCCGCCCGGACCGGATGGCGAGATCTCCGCCGACCAGGTCACCGCGGCCCTGGCCGCCGCCGACCTGCGTACCGGTGACGCGGTCGTCCTCGTCACCGGCTGGGGCGACGACCCGGCCCGGTTCACCACCGAGGAGTTCTATCTCGACAGCCCGCACCTGAGCGTCGAGGCGGCCCGGACCCTCGGCGAACTCCTCGGCCGCAACTCGTCCGACCTGCTGCTCACCGACTGCGTCTATCTCGACCGGCCGGGCGGCGAGCACGCCCGCACCGAGTGGACCGAACTGCGGCCCTGGCTGCGTCCGGTCTTCCCGTCGGACGCCGCGAAGACCTACCTCGCCCACTACCGGCCGGAGAAGGTACGGCAGGACTGGGCCGCCACCCTGGCCCTGACCGGATCCGTCTGGACCGTCGCCGGCCTCGTCGGATGCGGTGCCCTCAGCGGGCGCCGGGTCCGGCTCACCCTCGCCCCGCTGCCCGTCCAGGGCGTCGGCGAGGTCCCCTGCACCGTGGTCGCCCAGGTCTCGGCCGACGACGGTGCCCCCGCAGAACCGGTCTTCTCGTCAGGAGATCAGACATGAAACGCTCGATAGCAAGAACCGTCGCCATAGCCCTGACCGCGGCCCTGGCCCTCACCGCCTGCGGCGGGGGCGGCGGCGGAAACCAGGGTCCGGAATACACCGGTGACACCTTCGACTGGAAGCGCTACGACGGTCAGTCGATCAAGGTGTACGTCGCCGACACCGGCCAGGTCGAGAGCCTGCGCGCCGGACTCGCCGAGTTCACCGAACTCACCGGCATCACCGTCGAGATCGAGGGCTCCGACGTCACCAGCTACCGGCAGAACCTGCCGGTCCGGCTCACCTCACGGGCCTCGGACTTCGACGTCATGGCGACCTTCCCCGAGGTCGACGGCCTGCAGTTCGCCAAGAACGGCTGGTACACCGACCTCGGCCCGTACCTGTCGAACCCGGGCGTGACCGACCCGGAGTACGACTTCGAGGACTTCGGCGCCGGCATCCGCAAGGCGATGACAGTCGAGGAACAGACCGTCACCGTCATGTGGGAGATGCAGACCGACCTGGTCTACTACCGCAAGGACCTGCTGGCGAAGGCCGGGCTTCCGGTGCCGACCACGTTCGCCGAGTGGGAGGCGGCCGCCGCGGCGGTGCACGACCCGGGCAACCGGACGTACGGCTTCGCGCTGCGCGGCATCCCGTACCAGACCACCACCCCGTTCTCGTCCTTCCTGTACGCGCACTGCGGCGAGTGGGTCACCGACGGCAAGGCGGCGATCAACACCCCCGAGGCGCTCAAGGCGTACGAGGTCTACGGCCAGCTCGGCAGCAAGTACGGCCCGCCCGGCATCGCCGGCTTCGACTGGCCCGTACCGTCGCAGCAGTTCGCGCAGGGCAACGTCTTCGCGTTCCTGGACGTGAACCTGTTCGTCAAGGACCTCGAGGACCCGACCAAGTCCCGGGTGGCCGGCAACGTCGGCTACACCACCGTCCCGCGCGCCGACTGCGACGCGGCGCCGTTCATCGGCGGCTGGGGCTACGGCATCAACCCCTTCTCAGAGAAGGGCGACGCCGCCTGGTACTTCATCCAGTGGGCCACCAGCAAGCAGATGAACCTCGACCTGAAGCTCACCGGCTGGCCCAGCCCGCGCGGTTCGGCGTGGGAGTCGCCGGAGTTCAAGCAGGCCGACAAGACGCCCGAGTTCACCCAGGTCGTACTCACCAGCACCGAGACGGCACGGGCCCGGATGAACCCGCCCGTGACCCCCGGTGTCGAGGCCCGCGAGATCGCCGGGCTGGTCGCCAACAAGGGCCTGGAGGGCCAGACCGGCGCCGAACTGAAGCGGACGGCGGACCAGCAGAACGAAAAGCTGCAGGGTCTGCTCGACGCGATGCGTTAGTCACCGGCCGTGGCCGGAGGCCCCCGCCTCCGGCCACGGACCCCGCAAGGGAGGACCTGGTCCCGATGGCCCAGACCACCGAAAGCCCACCACGGCCCACGCCGAAGGCTCCGGCCCCGCAGCCGGCCCCACGCCGCAGGCTGCTCGACGTCCTGGACCGCTACGACCGCTACATCCTGCCGGCGCCCGCGCTGATCGTCGTCGTGGCGATGCTGGCGTTCCCGATCGGCTACACCATCTATCTCAGCTTCCACGAGTGGTCCGGCGGCCTGCGCCCACCGGAGTTCGTCGGCCTCGACAACCTGACCCGGTCGCTGACCGACGGCCAGTTCTGGGGCAGCATCTGGCGCACCGTCTATTTCGTCACGCTCTCGGTCGGCCTGCAGGTCGTCCTCGGTGTCGGGGCGGCGCTGCTGTTCCACCAGCGGTTCCCCGGCCGCGGAATGGCCCGGACCCTCTTCATGTTCCCGATGATCGCGACGCCGGCCGCCGTCGCCCTCGTCTGGAAGATGATGTTCGACCCGACCATCGGCATCCTCAACTACATCGTGCAGTCCGTCGGCGGACCGACCCTGCTGTGGATCAGCGACGCCAACCTCGTCATCCCGGCACTGGCCATCGTGGACACCTGGATGTGGACGCCGCTGGTGATGCTGATCGTGCTGGCCGGGCTGGCCGCCCTGCCGCAGGAACCGTTCGAGGCCGCCAAGGTCGACGGCGCCGGACCGATCCGTACCTTCGTCAGTGTCACACTGCCGCTGCTGAGCCCGGTCATCCTCGTCGCCGCGCTCTTCCGGCTCATCGACGCCATCAAGACGTTCGACATCATCAAAGTCATCACCGACGGCGGTCCCGGCACCGCGTCGGAGACCCTCAACCTGTACGCCTTCAAGCAGGGCCTGTCTTACCTGCACTTCGGGTACGGGTCGATGCTGCTGGTCTGGCTGACCCTGCTGGTCTTCGTCGTCGCGATCGTCTTCACCCGCCTCCGGGCCCGTACCGACCAGGGGTGAACCGATGTCCCAGACCCTGACCCCGCACCGACCGACCGCGAAGCCGGCCGCCCGGCCGGCGGCCCGCCCCCGGCGCAGGCGGGGGTCGATCCTCGGCCGGATCGGGCTTGCCGTCGCCCTCACCGTCGCGCTCGCCCCGGCCCTGTTCGTGTTCTTCTGGATGCTGACCTCGTCGTTCAAGCAGCAGGTCGACATCTACTCGATCCCGCCGAAGTGGTTCGACTTCACACCCACGCTGGACAACTACCGGGACGCGCTGACCCGCACCCCGTTCGGCCGCTACATGACCAACAGCCTGGTCGTCGCCGCCTGCTCCAGCCTGCTCGGGCTGGCGATCGGCGTGCCGGCGGCGTACAGCATCGCCCGCTACCGGCAGACCAAGCTGTCGCTGTCGCTGCTGACCGCCCGGCTGCTGCCCGGCGTCGCCTACCTGGTGCCGTTCTTCGTCGCGTTCACCGCGCTGCGGATGGTCGGCACCTACCCGGCGCTGATCCTGTCGCACGTCATCATCACGTTCCCGCTCACCGTCTTCATCATGGTGAACTTCTTCGCCGCCCTGCCCGAGGAGGTCTACGACGCGGCGCAGGTCGACGGGTGCGGGAAGCTGGAGACGTTTTGGCGGATCGCCGTGCCGCTGACCCGACCCGGCATGCTCACCGCCGGCATCCTCGCGTTCATCTTCTCCTGGAACGACTTCAAGATGGCGCTCATCCTCTCCGACGGCGACAGCCGCACCCTGCCGGTCGCCGTCTTCAACTTCGTCCACGAGGCGTCCCTGGACTGGGGGCCGATGATGGCCTACGCCTCGATCATCATGCTGCCCGTCTTCGTCCTCACCCTCGCCGCGCAGCGGCACATCGTCACCGGAATGACGATGGGCAGCGTCAAGTGACCAACACCCCGGGAGGCACCATGACCAGCACCGTACCCACCGTCGTCAGCCGCGCCGCCGGCAACGGCCGGGTGATCGCCGCGAGCATCAAGCCCGGCGCCCAGTTGACCGACTCGATCGAGCAGGTCTGCCGCGACCACGGCGTGCACACCGCCGTCATCCTCTCGGTGATCGGCACCATCCAGGAGGTCTACCTGCGCAATCCGCGCGACATCACGACCCTGCCGATCCACCGCGAGCACGAGTTCGCCGACGAGATCGACACCGTCGTGCTCCAGCGCCCGATGGAGATCCTCTCCATCCAGGGCAACGTCACCACCCTCGACGGCAAGCTCTGGGCGCACTGCCACGCCCTGTTCTCCGAGGCCGGCGGCAACGTCCGCGGCGGCCACGTCTTCCGGGCCACCATCTGGAGCCAGGGCGAGGTCTTCCTCCAGGAGCTGACCGACATCCGCATCGACCGCGAGTACGACCGGGAGGTCACCGGCCTGCCGCAGATCCGCCTGCACGGCTGCGACGCGGGGCCCGCCGATGGCCGGTGAACCCTGCCTGCTCGGTGTCGACATCGGCACGTCGAGCAGCAAGGGGGTGCTCACCGACCCGGCCGGGACCGTGCTGGCCACCGCGACGCGTCCGCACGGCGTCGCGCGGCCCCGGCCGGGGTGGGTGGAGCACGACCCCGAGGCGGTCTGGTGGGCGGACTTCGTCGCCATCGTCGCGGACCTGCTCGCGGTGGCGCCCGGACCGGTCGCCGCGGTGGCGGTCAGCGGCATCGGCCCGTGCGTCCTGCCGGCGACCGCCGACGGGCGGCCGCTGCGCCCGGCGATCCTGTACGGCGTCGACACCCGGGCCACCGCCGAGATCGCCGAGCTGACCGCCGCGATCGGCGCCGCCGAGATCGTCCGGCGCGGCGGCAACCGGCTCACCAGCCAGGCGGTCGGCCCGAAACTGGCCTGGATCCGGCGGCACGAGCCCGCCGTCTGGGCCGACACCCGCCGGTTCTTCATGGCCAGTTCGTTCCTGGTCCACCGGCTCACCGGCGAGTACGTCTTCGACCACCACTCGGCGAGCCAGAGCGACCCGCTCTACGACCTGCACGCGCAGGCGTGGCTCGACGACCTGGCCGCGGAGATCGCGCCCGGGCTGGAACTGCCCCGGCTGCTGTGGCCGGCCGAGACCGCCGGCACGGTGACCGCCGCCGCGGCCGCCGCCACCGGCCTGCCCGCCGGCATCCCGGTCACCGCCGGCACCGTCGACGCCTGGGCCGAGGCCGTCAGCGTCGGCGCCACCCGGCCCGGCGACCTGATGCTGATGTACGGCACCACGATGTTCCTCACCCGGGTGGTGCCCGAACCGGTGGTCCACCCCCGCATGTGGGCGACCGCCGGCGTCTTCCCCGGCAGCTTCTGCGTCGCCGGCGGCACGGCCACCTCCGGCGCCGTCGTCGAGTGGCTGCGTGACCTGACCGGCGGCCCCGGCTACGAGCGCCTGACCGCCGAGGCCGACGCCGTACCCGCCGGTGCCGACGGCCTGGTCGTGCTGCCGTACTTCGCCGGTGAACGGACCCCGCTGTTCGACGAGAAGGCGCGCGGTGTCGTCGCCGGGCTGACCCTCGACCACGGGCGCGGGCACCTCTACCGGGCGGTGCTGGAGGGGACCGCGTACGCGGTGCGGCACCACCTCGACGAGATGGCCGGGCTGCTGGCGGCGCCGGACCGGGTCATCGCGGTCGGCGGCGGGGCACGCTCGCTGTGGACCCGGATCGTCTCCGACGTCACCGGGCGGCCGCAACTGAT is a window from the Polymorphospora rubra genome containing:
- a CDS encoding carbohydrate ABC transporter permease, whose amino-acid sequence is MSQTLTPHRPTAKPAARPAARPRRRRGSILGRIGLAVALTVALAPALFVFFWMLTSSFKQQVDIYSIPPKWFDFTPTLDNYRDALTRTPFGRYMTNSLVVAACSSLLGLAIGVPAAYSIARYRQTKLSLSLLTARLLPGVAYLVPFFVAFTALRMVGTYPALILSHVIITFPLTVFIMVNFFAALPEEVYDAAQVDGCGKLETFWRIAVPLTRPGMLTAGILAFIFSWNDFKMALILSDGDSRTLPVAVFNFVHEASLDWGPMMAYASIIMLPVFVLTLAAQRHIVTGMTMGSVK
- a CDS encoding cyclase family protein, with product MRTVNLTLPLYPFMPVGNVWAWDSPFQLTPVTTHERQGVATHQMSFHSEAGTRLMLGACYDDDAPRIHELDYGTLVNRETVVIDIPKQAGEEIEPDDIDRALVKDPDYRDGDAVLLRTGWGDDERYRAIGDEYATTSPHFSLDGAKRLAEVMTERGSDLMLTDCAYIGNLGEGFMFPEWASRKPWDRPPFPSQQARIYMRHYTPARGAGGGAPDWGSSVVLHLAMSPVAAVANCGALRSKRVRVTVLPLFLAGAEGAPCTVLAVDGDEAGDA
- a CDS encoding carbohydrate ABC transporter permease — protein: MAQTTESPPRPTPKAPAPQPAPRRRLLDVLDRYDRYILPAPALIVVVAMLAFPIGYTIYLSFHEWSGGLRPPEFVGLDNLTRSLTDGQFWGSIWRTVYFVTLSVGLQVVLGVGAALLFHQRFPGRGMARTLFMFPMIATPAAVALVWKMMFDPTIGILNYIVQSVGGPTLLWISDANLVIPALAIVDTWMWTPLVMLIVLAGLAALPQEPFEAAKVDGAGPIRTFVSVTLPLLSPVILVAALFRLIDAIKTFDIIKVITDGGPGTASETLNLYAFKQGLSYLHFGYGSMLLVWLTLLVFVVAIVFTRLRARTDQG
- a CDS encoding GntR family transcriptional regulator, with the protein product MVKPAEPTSSVAALRVPQKIVLSESTYDVLRTAILDGTLAPGTRIVEEALARQLGVSRAPLREAIWLLKRDGLLVEESARTTRVVQLTEDDVHELHMIRTVLETLAYQQASPRLRPSDVAGLEDLIDQMHEASVAGDARRIADLDYRFHRALCEPCGLPRVMKAWDEQHVLFRMWLNMVGPTLGVQDIAEPHRILLDVVRAGDAEAISEQVIEHVYLVGGVMADQRRRWAAGQPRLSFPQGAAGH
- a CDS encoding extracellular solute-binding protein, which gives rise to MKRSIARTVAIALTAALALTACGGGGGGNQGPEYTGDTFDWKRYDGQSIKVYVADTGQVESLRAGLAEFTELTGITVEIEGSDVTSYRQNLPVRLTSRASDFDVMATFPEVDGLQFAKNGWYTDLGPYLSNPGVTDPEYDFEDFGAGIRKAMTVEEQTVTVMWEMQTDLVYYRKDLLAKAGLPVPTTFAEWEAAAAAVHDPGNRTYGFALRGIPYQTTTPFSSFLYAHCGEWVTDGKAAINTPEALKAYEVYGQLGSKYGPPGIAGFDWPVPSQQFAQGNVFAFLDVNLFVKDLEDPTKSRVAGNVGYTTVPRADCDAAPFIGGWGYGINPFSEKGDAAWYFIQWATSKQMNLDLKLTGWPSPRGSAWESPEFKQADKTPEFTQVVLTSTETARARMNPPVTPGVEAREIAGLVANKGLEGQTGAELKRTADQQNEKLQGLLDAMR
- a CDS encoding PPC domain-containing DNA-binding protein — encoded protein: MTSTVPTVVSRAAGNGRVIAASIKPGAQLTDSIEQVCRDHGVHTAVILSVIGTIQEVYLRNPRDITTLPIHREHEFADEIDTVVLQRPMEILSIQGNVTTLDGKLWAHCHALFSEAGGNVRGGHVFRATIWSQGEVFLQELTDIRIDREYDREVTGLPQIRLHGCDAGPADGR
- a CDS encoding cyclase family protein, with the translated sequence MVTKTINLTRPITTESPAGSLFPWEAPYRTEEIATLTYNGANLFHITMGSGSATRLLGPALGSPAGATTDQFPPERLVNRAAVVVDCPPGPDGEISADQVTAALAAADLRTGDAVVLVTGWGDDPARFTTEEFYLDSPHLSVEAARTLGELLGRNSSDLLLTDCVYLDRPGGEHARTEWTELRPWLRPVFPSDAAKTYLAHYRPEKVRQDWAATLALTGSVWTVAGLVGCGALSGRRVRLTLAPLPVQGVGEVPCTVVAQVSADDGAPAEPVFSSGDQT
- a CDS encoding FGGY-family carbohydrate kinase, translating into MAGEPCLLGVDIGTSSSKGVLTDPAGTVLATATRPHGVARPRPGWVEHDPEAVWWADFVAIVADLLAVAPGPVAAVAVSGIGPCVLPATADGRPLRPAILYGVDTRATAEIAELTAAIGAAEIVRRGGNRLTSQAVGPKLAWIRRHEPAVWADTRRFFMASSFLVHRLTGEYVFDHHSASQSDPLYDLHAQAWLDDLAAEIAPGLELPRLLWPAETAGTVTAAAAAATGLPAGIPVTAGTVDAWAEAVSVGATRPGDLMLMYGTTMFLTRVVPEPVVHPRMWATAGVFPGSFCVAGGTATSGAVVEWLRDLTGGPGYERLTAEADAVPAGADGLVVLPYFAGERTPLFDEKARGVVAGLTLDHGRGHLYRAVLEGTAYAVRHHLDEMAGLLAAPDRVIAVGGGARSLWTRIVSDVTGRPQLIPEQTIGASYGDAYLAGLAAGLVGRDDDWTRFAGRVEPDPATADAYRRGYAAYRDLYPATRDIVHALA